Proteins encoded in a region of the Coregonus clupeaformis isolate EN_2021a chromosome 9, ASM2061545v1, whole genome shotgun sequence genome:
- the LOC121574076 gene encoding cysteine-rich and transmembrane domain-containing protein 1: MNFDQPPPYGGPGTSAPGYPAPTAPGYSAPMAPGYQPQGYQPQGFPDQGYPAQGYPAPGYPPTDPSYSNFPPGPPGLYQGQPGYQGYQMPPQPQFGWQDTPPGAQTHGEAPKNTVYVVEDRSRDGGGEHACLTACWTALCCCCLWDMMT; this comes from the exons ATGAATTTTGATCAGCCGCCTCCTTATGGGGGCCCTGGCACCTCTGCCCCAGGATACCCTGCCCCTACAGCACCTGGGTACTCTGCCCCCATGGCCCCTGGATACCAACCCCAGGGATACCAACCCCAAGGGTTCCCAGATCAGGGATACCCAGCCCAGGGATACCCTGCTCCGGGTTACCCACCAACAGATCCATCCTACTCTAACTTCCCCCCAGGACCCCCAGGTTTATACCAAGGGCAGCCAGGTTACCAGGGTTACCAGATGCCCCCTCAGCCACAGTTTGGATGGCAGGATACACCCCCTGGTGCACAAACGCATGGAGAGGCCCCTAAGAACACAG TGTATGTGGTGGAGGACAGGAGTCGAGATGGCGGAGGGGAGCACGCCTGTCTCACGGCCTGTTGGACGGCCCTGTGCTGCTGCTGTTTGTGGGACATGATGACCTGA